In Bradyrhizobium paxllaeri, the genomic stretch TTCCTGCACCAGAACCGGCAGATTGCGCGTATCGCGCGGGTTGTCCTGTATAGGGTCGGAGTCCGGCATTTCAGTCCATCCGCTCCCGGTCCGCATACGGATCGGGAATGCCGAGCTGGGCGAGGATCTCCCGTTCGAGACTTTCCATGGCTTCGGCGTCGTCGTCATTCTCGTGGTCGTATCCGATCAGATGCAGGAAGCCGTGGACTGCGAGATGGCTGAGATGATGATCGAACGGCTTTTCCTCGTCATCGGCCTCTTTCCGCGTGGTTTCATAGGCGATAGCGATGTCGCCGAGCATGCGCGGGGCGTCCGCCGGCGCGTCGCCGGTCGGCTGCAGCGCCGGGAACGACAGCACGTTGGTCGGCTTGTCGATGCCGCGCCAGTTGCTGTTCAGCGTGCGAATGCCTGAATCGTCGGTCAGCATGATCGCCAGTTCCGCCTCGCCGACATCGGCATCGGCGAATTCGGCTGCGGCGTTGATGGCGCGATGGATCACTGCCTCGGCATCCGGCTCGGTCTGCCAGCACTCGGCGACGACGAGAACTTCGGTGAGAGGAAGGGCGGACGACACGAGCGTTCCAGCGGTTTGCATAACAGTGTTCTGGTTGCGGCCGCGGCCTGCCTGCGGCAGGTCCACGGCCGAGGATATTTCGGTCAAGATTTTCCGGTTGCCGGCTTCTGCGGCAATCCCTCATAGGCGGCGACGATCCGCGCCACCAGTTCGTGGCGGATGACGTCCTCCGCGGTGAATTTCACCTGCGCAATGCCCTCGACGTTGTCGAGCAGCTTGCAGGCCTCGGCGAGCCCCGACGCCTGCCCGTTCGGCAGGTCGACCTGCGAGGGATCGCCGGTGATGATCATGCGGCTGTTCTCGCCGAGCCTGGTCAGGAACATCTTCATCTGCATCGACGTGGTGTTCTGCGCTTCGTCGAGGATGATGACGGCGTTGGTGAGCGTGCGGCCGCGCATGAAGGCGAGCGGCGCGATCTCGATCTCGCCGGCCTGCAACGCACGCTCCACGATCCGCGAATCCATCAGGTCGTACAGTGCGTCGTAGATCGGTCTCAGGTAAGGGTCGACCTTCTCGCGCAAGTCGCCCGGCAGGAAGCCGAGCCGCTCGCCGGCCTCGACCGCGGGCCGCGTCAGGATGATGCGATCGACTTCCTTGCGCTCGAACAACTGCGCGGCATGCGCCACCGCGAGCCAGGTCTTGCCGGTTCCGGCCGGGCCGATGCCGAACACCATCTCGTGGCGCTTCAGCGCACGGATGTAGGAATCCTGCGCCGCCGTGCGTGCCCGCACCGGACGCTTGCGCAGGTTGATGGTCTCGAACGTCGACTTGGCAGTCTTGGCGTCGAACTCGAACAGCGAGCCCTGCGCGATCACGGCGCGGATGGCGCCCTCGACTTCGCCCTGCGAGAGATCGTGGCCTTGCAGCGCCTGCGCATAGAGCGTTTCCAGCACGCGCCGCGCGGCGTCGCAGCCATCGCGGGTGCCAGCGATGGTGATGTGGTTGCCGCGGGAATCGACCACGACGCCGAGCCGCCGCTCGACCAGCGCCAGGTTCTGGCCGTAGGGGCCGACGAGGGCGGAAGCGGCGCGGTTGTCGTCGAAGTCGATGACGACCTGGGTCTCGGGCGGAACTTGCATGTCGCGGTCAAATTTGCGGCTG encodes the following:
- the ybeY gene encoding rRNA maturation RNase YbeY gives rise to the protein MQTAGTLVSSALPLTEVLVVAECWQTEPDAEAVIHRAINAAAEFADADVGEAELAIMLTDDSGIRTLNSNWRGIDKPTNVLSFPALQPTGDAPADAPRMLGDIAIAYETTRKEADDEEKPFDHHLSHLAVHGFLHLIGYDHENDDDAEAMESLEREILAQLGIPDPYADRERMD
- a CDS encoding PhoH family protein; its protein translation is MPKSASDSPSLAPSRKFDRDMQVPPETQVVIDFDDNRAASALVGPYGQNLALVERRLGVVVDSRGNHITIAGTRDGCDAARRVLETLYAQALQGHDLSQGEVEGAIRAVIAQGSLFEFDAKTAKSTFETINLRKRPVRARTAAQDSYIRALKRHEMVFGIGPAGTGKTWLAVAHAAQLFERKEVDRIILTRPAVEAGERLGFLPGDLREKVDPYLRPIYDALYDLMDSRIVERALQAGEIEIAPLAFMRGRTLTNAVIILDEAQNTTSMQMKMFLTRLGENSRMIITGDPSQVDLPNGQASGLAEACKLLDNVEGIAQVKFTAEDVIRHELVARIVAAYEGLPQKPATGKS